Proteins co-encoded in one Chlamydiota bacterium genomic window:
- the pgl gene encoding 6-phosphogluconolactonase, translated as MKFRTLLPFDSTTNLWVGSTLENTLDFAVTHWLACAIDAIDKHGLFTVALSGGSTPKKIYERIAKHADANRVDWSKVFFFFSDERSVPPTDNDSNYKMAITSGIGSLPISPVNLFRMEAEVDIEENAEKYEQLIYSHVPNHSFDLIMLGCGDDGHTASLFPNTDALKETKKLVSANFVLQKDTWRMTMTYPCLNQAKHLVVYALGEGKQAIIKELFVTHKGQKTYPSQRLGTPQNPVLWILDKDSALHV; from the coding sequence ATGAAATTTCGTACATTGCTTCCTTTTGATTCCACAACCAATCTATGGGTAGGTTCAACCTTAGAAAACACGCTGGATTTTGCAGTGACTCACTGGCTTGCTTGTGCCATTGATGCCATCGATAAGCATGGTCTTTTTACAGTCGCACTATCTGGAGGATCCACGCCTAAAAAAATCTACGAAAGAATTGCAAAACATGCTGATGCAAACCGTGTGGATTGGTCCAAGGTGTTTTTCTTTTTTTCCGATGAAAGAAGTGTGCCGCCCACAGATAATGACTCCAATTATAAAATGGCTATCACCTCTGGCATTGGCTCTCTTCCCATCTCTCCTGTGAACCTTTTTAGAATGGAAGCAGAAGTCGATATTGAAGAAAATGCCGAAAAATATGAACAACTCATCTATTCCCATGTTCCCAACCACTCCTTTGACCTCATCATGCTTGGTTGCGGAGATGATGGACATACAGCCTCTCTTTTTCCCAATACAGATGCGCTCAAAGAGACCAAAAAACTCGTTAGTGCTAATTTTGTGCTTCAAAAAGATACTTGGCGCATGACCATGACCTACCCTTGTCTCAACCAAGCAAAACACCTTGTTGTCTACGCGCTAGGAGAAGGAAAACAGGCAATCATCAAAGAACTTTTTGTCACACACAAAGGTCAAAAAACCTATCCAAGCCAACGGCTAGGAACCCCTCAAAATCCAGTACTTTGGATCCTGGACAAAGACTCTGCTCTTCATGTATAA
- the tsaD gene encoding tRNA N6-adenosine threonylcarbamoyltransferase: protein MKILGIESTCDETSCAIVEDGFNILSNVVSSQIDIHAQFGGVVPELACRRHIETITPVLQEALTQASCTLDDIDLIGVAKGPGLLGALLIGINFAKALSLATDIPLIGINHIEAHLYAPIMDCLMSVQYPALGVILSGGHTQFVHIKEPNHYVPIGQTLDDAMGEAFDKVAKMLHLPYPGGPEIERLAKKGDPKRFAFKGGKVKNRPFDLSFSGLKTSVLYTLFGQNTNKTLPLSKEDLCDAAASFQHTAVQIIIDKLHAILNTFEVKSLIFGGGVTCNTYLKENIFKHFSLPIFWPTKTLSLDNAAMIAGLSFAKFQAKTYASNLSAQTRIPF from the coding sequence ATGAAAATCTTAGGAATAGAATCTACCTGTGATGAAACCTCATGTGCGATTGTAGAAGATGGCTTTAACATCTTATCCAACGTTGTCTCATCGCAAATTGACATACACGCTCAATTTGGAGGTGTGGTGCCAGAACTTGCATGCCGCCGCCATATTGAAACGATCACACCCGTACTCCAAGAAGCGCTCACACAGGCTTCTTGCACCCTAGATGACATCGATTTAATTGGCGTGGCCAAAGGTCCAGGTCTTTTAGGTGCGCTTCTTATCGGAATCAATTTTGCAAAAGCGTTATCTCTAGCAACAGATATCCCTCTTATTGGAATTAATCATATCGAAGCCCATTTGTACGCTCCTATCATGGATTGCCTCATGAGCGTCCAATATCCAGCTCTTGGCGTTATTTTAAGCGGAGGTCATACACAGTTTGTGCATATCAAAGAGCCCAACCATTATGTCCCCATCGGCCAAACACTCGATGATGCGATGGGCGAAGCGTTTGACAAAGTGGCCAAAATGCTGCACCTACCCTATCCCGGTGGCCCCGAAATTGAACGCCTTGCAAAAAAAGGCGATCCCAAACGTTTTGCTTTTAAAGGAGGCAAAGTGAAAAACCGTCCTTTTGATCTTTCCTTTTCGGGATTAAAAACGTCTGTGCTCTACACTCTTTTTGGACAAAACACAAATAAAACGCTACCTCTTTCAAAAGAGGATTTGTGTGATGCAGCAGCTTCTTTTCAACACACAGCTGTTCAAATCATCATCGACAAGTTGCACGCAATTTTAAACACATTTGAAGTCAAATCTTTGATTTTTGGTGGTGGTGTCACATGTAATACTTACCTAAAAGAAAACATCTTCAAACATTTTTCTCTGCCCATTTTTTGGCCCACAAAAACGCTCTCCTTAGACAATGCTGCGATGATTGCAGGTTTAAGTTTTGCAAAGTTTCAAGCAAAAACATACGCTTCAAATTTAAGTGCACAAACACGTATTCCATTTTAA